The stretch of DNA CGGGACCAGCTTGCTTTGATCGAAGCCCGAAAGGGTTCACTCCCCAGTGTAATAATAGAAGTCAACCACACCAGAAAATATCCTCACGGAAAGCTAGGCGCCTCTTTTTTGGGGTATCTGGGTAAAGCCACCGAAAGCGACCTGGAGCTTTATCCGGGCATTAGGGGCGATGATATGGTGGGAAAAAGCGGAGTGGAAAAGAGCTGGGAGGCTTATCTCCAGGGAAAACACGGATTCATACAAAAGGTGACAGACGCACTGGGAAGGGAAGTGAGATGGGACTTTTTTGAGCAGGACCTGAAGAGCCGGGATAGTGTTCAGGGAGCGGATGTAGTTTTGTCCATAGACCTGGACCTTCAAAAGGCGGCCGAGGAAGCATTGGGAGACCGGTCCGGGGCGGTGGTGGTTGTGGACGTGAGGACTGGAGGGGTGCTGGCGCTGGTCAGCCATCCTACGTTTAACCCCAGTGATTTTATAAGGGGAATTGACGCCAAGAAATGGAAAGAGCTTATCGCCGATCCTTCGTTCCCTCTTTTAAACCGGGCTACCCAGGGGTTATATGCCCCCGGCTCAGTTTTCAAAATTGTGACTGCTGCCGCCGGTCTTAAAGAGGGCGTCATCGATTCTCATAGCGGATTTTACTGTCCGGGAAGATACAGGCTGGGGAGTAAGACCTTTAGGTGTTGGAAGCCGGCCGGCCACGGCTGGGTGAATCTCCGTCAGGCAATTGTTAAATCCTGCGACGTTTATTTTTATAACGTCGTGGCAAAGCTGGGGATCGACCGTTTCGCTACCTACATCAAAGACTTTGGTTTTGGCGCACTCACCGGGATTGATATCGAAGAGAGGCCGGGTATATCACCGAGCAGGGAATGGAAACTAAAGACCTATAAAGAACAATGGTATGAGGGGGAGACTATTTCTATGGGGATAGGGCAGGGATACGTCAATTCGACTCCGCTTCAAATTGCTTTGATGACCTCTGCCGTTGCCAACGGAGGAAAGCTTCTAAAACCGCAAATGGTGAAAAAGGTGGTTTCCCCGATGGGTGAGACTTTGGTCGAGAATCATCCTCAAGTAAACCATACCCTTTCGGTTAACCAAACCATATTAGATTTAATCAGAGATGGATTGGTCGGGGTGGTGAATGACCCATCCGGCACTGGGCGTAATGCTAGACTAGACGAAATGACCGTAGCCGGAAAGACCGGCACAGCCCAGGTGGTGGGGCTGGGCAAGGG from Thermodesulfobacteriota bacterium encodes:
- the mrdA gene encoding penicillin-binding protein 2 translates to MQEYKRSFIVVTIILVQSFLILAGRLWYLQVLRGDEFERFSLNNRIRVVRVPAPRGRILDRQGREIIANRPSFDVYVLPKDIRDLGFLTDTLSTVLGLDVKNITSKIQAALKQDRFKPVLIAQDINRDQLALIEARKGSLPSVIIEVNHTRKYPHGKLGASFLGYLGKATESDLELYPGIRGDDMVGKSGVEKSWEAYLQGKHGFIQKVTDALGREVRWDFFEQDLKSRDSVQGADVVLSIDLDLQKAAEEALGDRSGAVVVVDVRTGGVLALVSHPTFNPSDFIRGIDAKKWKELIADPSFPLLNRATQGLYAPGSVFKIVTAAAGLKEGVIDSHSGFYCPGRYRLGSKTFRCWKPAGHGWVNLRQAIVKSCDVYFYNVVAKLGIDRFATYIKDFGFGALTGIDIEERPGISPSREWKLKTYKEQWYEGETISMGIGQGYVNSTPLQIALMTSAVANGGKLLKPQMVKKVVSPMGETLVENHPQVNHTLSVNQTILDLIRDGLVGVVNDPSGTGRNARLDEMTVAGKTGTAQVVGLGKGNHERFKDHAWFTSYAPAENPEVAITVMVENGGKGGAVAAPVVKQILEVYLKLKAEGNV